The window CTAGGATCAGCCATCGATGATCAGGTGGCCAATCTGATTGTGGCACAATTGCTTTACCTGAACAGTCAGGACCCGAAAACGCAGATCGATATGTACATCCAGTCCCCGGGAGGAGCGGTCTATGCAGGGTTTGCCATTTATGACGCCATGCAAATGATATCTGCACCAGTTTCTACAGTAGCAGTTGGTTTCTCCGGAAGTATGGGAACGGCCTTGTTGACCTCAGGAGATAAAGGAAAAAGGTACGCGTTGGCACAAGCCACTATCCATCAGCACCCTGCGGGTGGTGGATCAAGGGGTTATACGGAAGATGTTCGCATTGCTACACAGGAGCAAGAGCGGTTGCATGCACAATTGTTTCATATCATGGGGCAGAATAGTGGTCACACCTGGCAAGAACTGGATGAATTATTTCGCCGGGACCGATTCATGAATGCAATTGAAGCCAAAGAACTAGGGTTTGTGGATGAGGTACTAGGGGATACTTCTAATTTGGTGAAAATGGACGTTAATTCGCCACATGTGCATTTTTATGGTGATAAGGAAGCATCTCAATCACATCATCAAGACCAAAAGTCTGTGAAATAACATTTCAGCCAGGATTAATTTCCGACCTTTAGGAAGTTAATCCAAGGTGAATATGA of the Cytophagales bacterium genome contains:
- a CDS encoding ATP-dependent Clp protease proteolytic subunit; this translates as MNIQSNLIPMVIDQSSRGERSYDIFSLLLKERIIFLGSAIDDQVANLIVAQLLYLNSQDPKTQIDMYIQSPGGAVYAGFAIYDAMQMISAPVSTVAVGFSGSMGTALLTSGDKGKRYALAQATIHQHPAGGGSRGYTEDVRIATQEQERLHAQLFHIMGQNSGHTWQELDELFRRDRFMNAIEAKELGFVDEVLGDTSNLVKMDVNSPHVHFYGDKEASQSHHQDQKSVK